GCCGAAGCAGGTGCTCGCGGCGGCGCAGAAGACCCTCGACGAGACGAGCGGGATCAACTTCTCGATCGCCTCCGACAACCTGCCCGAGGGCGTCACGACGCTGAAGAAGGCCTCCGGCACGCTGACCCGCAAGCCTGCTTTCGAAGGCACTCTGACGGTGCCGGTGATGGGCACCGAGGCTCAGGTCGACGTCGTCTCGGTCGACAACGTGGTCTACGCGAAGCTGCCGTTCACGACCTCGTTCCAGAAGCTCGACCCGGCCGACTACGGCGTGCCCGACCCGGCCGGGCTGATCGCGCCCGACAGCGGCATCTCCTCGCTGCTCGCCTCGACGCAGGGGCTCGAGCTCGGCAAGTCGGTGCGTGGCGGCGCCGACAACAAGGAGATCCTCTCCACCTACACCGGCACGCTGCCCGACACCGCGGTCAAGAAGGTGCTGCCCGGCGCTGCCGGCGAGTTCGACGTCACCTACGTCGTCAACGACTCCGACGAGCTCACCGAGGCCACCATCAAGGGGCACTTCAGCGGTGAGGGCGAGGCGGCCTACTCCTACACGATCGACGTGAGCGAGTACGACGTCGAGAAGGCGATCGCCAAGCCGTGAAGGCCATCTTGTGGCTGGGAGCGATCGCGGTCGCGTTCGCCGCCGCCGACACCTACGTCGTCGTGCTGGCGCTGCCCGACATGATGGCCGGCGTCGGGCTCTCGATCGAGGAGCTGCAGCGGGCCGCGCCGTTGATCTCAGGTTTCCTGCTGGGCTACGTCGCGGTGCTGCCGCTGATCGGACGCCTCGCCGACCTGTTCGGCCACCTGCCGGTGCTCGTGGGCGGGCTGATCGTCTTCGCCTTCGGCTCGTTCCTGACCGCGCTGTCGTGGGACCTGGCCGCGATGGTCGTCGGCCGGTTCTTCCAAGGGCTGGGCGGCGGGGCGCTCGTGCCGGCGACGCTGGCGCTGGTCGCGGCGCTCTATCCGGTGGAGCGCCGTGGGGTGCCGCTCGGGCTGGTCTCGGCGGTCCAGGAGCTCGGTTCGGTGCTCGGCCCGCTCATCGGCGCCACCGTCCTCGCGCTCGCCGACTGGCGGGCGATCTTCCTCCTCAACCTCGTCGTCGGCGTCGTGCTGGCGGTGGCGATCCGGCAGCTCGGCCGCTCGGAGCGCGCCGGCCGGCCAGACCGGGAAGGCCGGGCAGGCCGCGGGCTGCCCGACCTGGTCGCCCTGGCGCTGTTGCTGCTCGCCGGCGCCGCGTTCATGCTGCTGGCGATCGAGCCGACCGCGCTCGTGCAGGATCTGACATGGGGCGCGCTCTACGTGCCCGCGGCCGGCTCGACGCGCTGGCTGACGCCGCTCGGCCTGATCACGATCGTGGCCACCGTCGGGTTCGTGGCCACGTGGGGCCTGCGGCCCGGCGTACGCAGCGTGCTCCGGCGCATCGCGGCCGAGGTCGATCTGCTCGGGGCGCTGCTGCTCTCGATCGCCCTGGCCGGTGTGATCCTGGCGTTCGCGACCGCAGACCCCGAGGTGGCGGTCTTCTCCGAGCAGGGCGTCTGGTATCTGGTCGCCGCCGGGTTGGCGCTGCTGGGTCTCGTCGTCCACCTGCGCCGTGCACCGGACCCGATCGTGCCGCGTGGTGCGTTCACCCGCTCCCCCGCCTGGGGCTCGGTGCTGGTCTCGTTCTTCGTCGGCGCCGCGCTGGTGGCGGCGCTGATCGACGTGCCCCTCTTCGCCCGCACGACGATCTACGGCGAGAGCCAGCTGAAGGCGGCGCTGGTGCTGCTGGAGTTCCTGGTCGCTCTGCCCGTCGGTGCGATCGCGGGAGGCTTCCTCCTGCGGCGTCTGCCGGCGGGAGTGATAGCCGGCGGCGGCATGCTGCTCGCCGCCGTGGCGTTCGGGTTCATGGCGCGCTGGGACGCCGACGCGCTCCGCTCGATGTCGGCGACGGTCGTGCTGGTCGCCGGCGGCCTCGGCTTCGGGCTCGCCCTGGCCCCGATCAACGCCGCGATCCTGGCCACCACCGAGCAGTCGATGCACGGCCTGACCACGTCCTTCACGGTCGTGGCGCGCATGGTCGGCATGCTGGTCGGCATCTCGGCCCTGACCACCATCGGCCTGCGCAGCTACTACTCCGCCCAGGCCGACCTGCCCTCGCTCTCCGACGTCTGCACCGGTGGCGGCATGTGCGCGGAGTATCAGGACCTGCTCGTCGGCGCCGCCATCGCCCAGGAGCACACCGTCTTCGCCGGCGCAGCCGTCTGCGCCGGCATCGCCGCGCTGCTCTCCGTGGTGCTTCTGCGCGGCGCGCAGACCCGCGCGCTCACCCCGAGCGAGACCGTCACCGCACTCTGAGGCCTCGCCCAGGCCCAGCAACGCCACAGCGCCCTGCGACGCGAGTCGCAGGGCGCTGTGGATCTACGGGCGCACAGGTGCGCCCCCGAGAGCCGTCAGGGCTAGCCGAAGATGCTCACGCCGCCGGGGCCGACCAGAAGGCCGACCACGATCAGCACGATCCCCCACAGCATCTGGCCACGGACCAGAGACACGATGCCGCTGATCACCAGGACTGCCGCGATCAGCCAGAGTACTAATGCCATTCGATCTCACCTCGGTGTGTAGTTGTGGTTTGTGCAGACGAGCTCAGTACCCGACGGGTGAGACTCTCACCCTCACCCCGATGGGTGATGTGCCATCCGGGAGACGCACCCCCGAGGGTGAAATCTGTCGGCTGGCCGCTGACCGGCGCGGTCCTCTGGCAGAAAGGAGTCATGACGACCGCACAGTCCGATGAACATGTCGATCCCCGGCCCGATGCCGAGCTCTTCGAGACCAATTTACCGCGCGCGGAGCGCCGGCATCGGACTTCGCGACTCTTGGATCAGGCCGCCCAGACGCAAGGGGCGACCCACGATCGCCTCGTCGATGAGGTGATCATGCTCAACGCCAGCGTCGCCCGCTCGATCGCACACCGATATGCCGGTCGGGGCATCGCGCAGGCTGATCTCGAGCAGGTCGCGTACGTCGCACTGGTGCGTGCGGCGAAGGGGTTCCATCCCGACCGTGCCGACGACTTCTTGACCTACGCGGTGCCGACCATCCGGGGTGAGGTCAAGAGGTGGTTCCGTGACCACGGCTGGACCGTGCGTCCGCCGCGGCCCGTCCAGGAGCTGCAGAGCACGCTGCTGCGGATCGGGTCGGAGCGGGGCAGCCTGCCGGTCTCCGAGCTGGCCGAGGTCGCGCACGTACCGGAGCAGCGGGTGCGCGAAGCGCTCGACGCCCGCGGCTGCTTCACCCCGACCTCGCTCGACGCTCCCCTGCCCGCGGCCGATGATCGCTCCACCGGCACGGTGGCCACGCTCGGCGACACCCTGCCCGGCACCGACGGCGGTCTGGCCGGCTGCGAGACCCGGCTGGCGTTGGAGCAGGCGATCCGTACGCTGCGCCCGCGCGACCAGCAGGTGGTGCGCATGCGCTATCTCGAAGACCGTGGCCAGGCCGAGATCGGCGAAGCCATCGGCGTCACCCAGACGCAGGTCTCCCGGATCCTGGACCGGATCATCGACCAGCTGCGCGGCCAGCTCGGAGACCTGGACCACGCCGCTTGAGACCCGTGCATGCGGCCGTCGACGGCGGGTACCGTCGACACGTGCCGTCCCCGACACGAAGGAGATCTGACATGGCATTCTCAACGATCACCGGCGAGCGCGACGACATCGGCCAACGCTCGATGTGGAACGGCGCCTCACCGCAGAGCACCTGGCAGGAGTCGTCCTGGGGCAAGCGCATCGGCGCGATCGCTGCCGTCCTGGTCCCGATCGGGCTCGCCGTCGCTCTCGTGATCCGCAACGCCCAGGCAGGTGAGTCGAAGTGAAGACCAAACGCAACCTGTTCGTCTTCGCCCTCGGTGGTGCCGCCGGGTTCATCCTCGGCCGCTACCCCCGCGAAGCCCTCGAGAAGGCCCGCGGCGTGGCCGGCGCCGGTGTCGGCGTGGCCCGCGACCGCGTGGGCCCCGCGGCAGCCGCCAAGCTGCCCCTCAACCGCACCGGCGGCCATCGTGCCGCCACCGCCCAGGCTCCGGGCAGCGACGGTGTCATCAACGGCACCTCGCCGTACGCCTCGAAGGCGCATCCGTGAGCACAGCCCCGAAGTCATGACGTACGCCGCCGGCCCTCTCCAGGGCCGGCGGCGTACGTCGTCGGGTCGGGTCCGCTCCTCAGGAACGCCCGACAGCCCGCTCGAGCTCGGCCTTGGTCATGCTCGAGCGGCCGGTGACGTTCTTGGTCTTGGCCTCCTCGTAGAGCTGGGCCTTGGTGCGGCCGCCGGGTCCTTCATGGCTGCGCAGGCCGCCGCGGCGTCCGGAGGAGATGTCGTCGGTGGAGGTGCGGCTCTTCTCGTCTGCCTCGCCGCTGCGAGCGCGCTCCTTGTTCACGGTGCGCGCGGCGATCTCCTCGGCGGTGTCCTCGCTCTCCCCGCGGTCGAGCGCGCCCTCCTTGATGTGCTCGTACTGCCGTTCGCGCTTCTTGCTCCACTTCTCCTGCGGCATGTCACTGCTCCTCTCGAGGCTGTTCGAGGCGGTCCTCGTCCTCGGCGACGTGCTTGTTGCGCCTGGCGTCGCCCCTCCAGGCGGCCAGGGCGACAAGGACGACGACCGCCGCGATCACGATGAAGACGACTACTGGAGTGCTCATGGTGTTGCGGTACCCATCATCGGCCCGGATACGCGGCGCCGGAGTGGATCAGAGGTCGTCACTCCTGCGAGAAGAAGGCCGCGGCCTCGACAGTGCCGAGACCGCGGCATCGACGACGCACCCGTGGTGTCACTCCCGCCAGCCGGTGGGAAGTCACCCAGACCGCTCCGCCGATGTTCCTGCGGTAACCATCTGGGCGCCCACGGATGCGCCCGACTCCGAAGATTCCTGGTCGGAGGGAGCAAGACCGTGGGTGATCGCCCAGCTGACGGCCTGGCTGCGGCTGGAGACCCCGATCTTCCGGTAGGCCTGACGGATGTGGCTCTTGAGCGTGTTGACGCTCAGCAGCAGCTTGGCGGCGATCTCCTTGTTGGAGAGCCCCTGGGTGATCAGCGCCAGCACCTCGAGCTCGCGAGTGGTGAGCCCGGCGACCGGACCCACCTCGGGCTCGGGCTCGCCGACCGGCTCACCGAGCGCGGTCAGCTCGATGCTGCGTACGAGGTCTCCGGCGTGCACGTCCATCGAGACCCACGACGTGGCTCCGAGGGCGTGGGCGTGCGCCCGCAGGTCGGGGCGGGTCTCGCGGTTGAGCACCAGGATCTTGGCATCGGTCTCGTGCACCAGGTGCTCGAGGTCGGCGCCGTCGCCGAGGTGCAGCCCGATGGCGTCGTAGACGATCACGTCGACGCCGGGGGCCTTGCTGCGCACGGCCGGGAGCGAGATGACCACCAGCCGGTCGGGGAAGTCGGCAAGCATCGTGGTCACCCCGCGCATGACGATCTCCTGCGGACTGACCACAGCGACGCGAACCGCCCCCAAACGCCTCATTCCTGAACCATCTCAGATCCACCGACGGCGCGCAGGTGTATCACCTCCCGCGTCGCGCGTGCGCAAGGCAACATCCGGTCCGGGTGAGTCGTCGCCCGCTCCGGGGTACGTTGTTGGGACGCATCCGCAACGCTCGAGGACCGACACAGGTTCGGTCTCAGATGGGAGCTCGACATGGTCACGAATGGCACCCAAGGCAACAACGACCCGAGCGGCACGCCGGGCGACGACAGCGAGACCGCCCCCATCACCGCTCCCACGCCGGAGCGGGTGAAGGAAGAGGGCGAGCACCACGAGGCGGGCTCGGAGTTCGACAGCCAGGACGAGACCGAGATCGAGACCTTCCCGGCCAGCGACCCGCAGTCCAGCTGGGCCGGACCGGCAGACCCGCGCGACCGTCCCAGCCCCAGCTGATCCTCAGACCAGCCCGCGGCGCTCGAGCAGCGGCTCGATCGGCGCGGGGCGCCCGCGCCACTCCGCATAGGACTCCAGCGGGTCGCGGGTGCCCCCGATGCCGATCACGTGGGTGACGTACTCCTCGCCGTTCTCCCTGGTCAGGCCGCCGTTCTCCTTGAACCAGGCGACGGTGTCGGCGTCGAGCACCTCCGACCAGATGTAGGAGTAGTAGGCCGAGGCGTAGCCGCCGAAGATGTGCTTGAAGTAGGCCGTGTAGTAGCGCGCCCGCACTGCTGGGTTGTCCAGCCCGACGGCTGAGAGCGCGGCCGCCTCGAAGTCACCCACCGCATCGGGCGCGGTCGGCACCTCGTCGGGGCCGAGCTCGTGCCAGGCGAGGTCGATCAGCGCGGCACCGAGATACTCCGACGTCGCGAACCCCTCGCCGAAGGCGGCCGACGCCTCGAGCTTGCCGAGCACGTCGGCCGGGATCGGCTCGCCGGTCTCGTGGTGCACCGCGTAGTTGGCGAGCACCTCGGGCCAGAGCATCCACATCTCGTTGACCTGGGAGGGATACTCCACGAAGTCACGGAAGACGGCGGTCGCCGCGAAGCGCGGGTAGGTGGCTCGCGCGAGCAGCCCGTGGAGCGCGTGGCCGAACTCGTGGAAGAGCGTGGTGACCTGATCGAACGTCAGCAGCGTCGGCTCCCCCGGCGCGGGCCTGGGCACGTTGAGGTTGTTGGTCACGATCGCCGAGGGCTCGCCCAGGAGCGTGTTGGCGGTGACGTAGGAGTTCATCCATGCGCCACCCTTCTTCGAGTCACGCGTGTAGAGGTCGAGCAGGAAGAGGCCGATAGGGGTGCCGTCGCGGGAGACCTCGAAGACGCGCACCTCGGGGTGGTAGCCCTGCAGGTCGGGGCGCTCCTCGAAGGAGAGCCCGTAGAGCTTGCCGGCCGCGAAGAACACTCCGTCGTGGAGCACCCGGTCGGCCTCGAACCATGGCCGCAGCACGGCCAGGTCGACGTCGTACGCGGAGACCCTGACCTTCTCGGCGTAGAAGGGCCAGTCCCACGCCTGGATCGGGCCATGCCCGATCTCCGGGGCAGCAGAGGCCTCCAGGGCGGCCTGCTCGGCCCGGGCGTTGCGAGCAGCCGGCGCGGCGAGCCGCTCCAGCATGTCGCGCACCGCCTTCGGTGTGCCGGCGGTGTTGCCGGCCGTCACCAGCCCGGCATAGCTGTCGAAGCCCAGCAGCCGCGCCTTCTCGGCCCGCAGCCTCAGCGCGTCGAGCGCGATGGCGCGGGTGTCGTTGTCGTTGCCGCGCGAGCCGCGGGCGATCTGCGCCTCGAAGAGCCGCTTGCGCAGGTCACGGTTCTCCAGCACCGACAGGTAGGGGTGGGCGGTGAACAGGGTCAGCGTGATCAGGAACTTGCCCTCGAGGCCGCGCCCGGCGGCGGCAGCGGCCGCCGCCGAGATCTCCCCCGGCGTCAGGCCGGCCAGCTCCTCGACCGTGTCGACGACCACGGCGAGATCGTTGGAGTCGGCCTGCGATGCCTGGGAGAAGGCGGCTTCCAGCGTCGAGAGCTCCTGGTTGAGCTCGCGCAGCCGCGCCTTGTCATCCGCACCGAGGGCAGCGCCGGCGAGCACGAGGTCGTGGTGGTAGCGCTCGACCAGGTAACGGTCCTCCCCCTCCAGCTCGGCCCGGTTCTCGTAGACCGCGCTGACCCGTGCGAACAGCGCGTCGTCGAGCAGCAGCGCGTCATGATGGGCGGCCAGCCGCGGAGCGTACGTCGCATCGAGCTCGTCCAGGGCCTCGGAGGAGTCGGCGGAGAGCAGCGAGAAGAAGACCCGTAGCACTCGATCGAGGCGCTCGCCGGAGCGCTCCAGGGCAACGAGAGTGTTCTCGAACGTCGGCTCCTCGGGCGAGGAGGTGATCGCCGCCAGCGCCTCGAGCTGCTCGGCCATCCCCTGCTCGATAGCCGGGCCGTAGTCGTCGATCTCGATGTCCGCGAAGCGCGGCAGACGGTGGGGCAGGTCGCTGGGCTCGAGTAGGGCGTCGATCACATCGCGCACGCTATCTGACACACGTCGAGGCCGTCGTCGACATATCGGCTACCTTGAGTTCATGCCCGACTTCGATGACCTCCTCGCCGCGAACCAGACCTACGCCCAGACGTTCGATGACGGCGGTTTCGACGGCGTGGCCCACGCCGGGGTCGCGATCGTGACCTGCATGGACTCGCGCATCGAGCCGTTGGCCATGCTCGGGCTGGGTCTCGGCGACGCGAAGATCTTCCGCAACCCGGGTGGCCGGGTGACGGTCGCCGCGATGGAGGCGCTCGTGCTCGGCGTGCACCTGCTCAACGTCGACCGCATCCTGGTCGTGCCGCACACGCGCTGCGCGGTCGCCTCCAACTCCGAGGCCGAGCTGCGCGCCAAGCTCACCGAGTCCGCCGGCCAGGACGCCTCGTGGCTCCATCTCCACGTGGTCGACGACCAGGTCCGCGCGCTGGCCGAGGATGTCGCCAAGGTGCGCTCGCACCCGCTCGTCCCCGACCACGTCAAGGTCGGCGGGTTCATCTACGACGTCGACACGGGCCTGCTCAACCAGAAGATCTGAGCCCGTGCACCCGCTCGCGAAGAGATCGATCGGGACAGGACCTGCCGAGAAAAGGCATGCGCCCCAACCAGGGGTAGGTAACAGTTGACGCGTGACCGTCACAGATCAGGCACAGCCTGAGATCGCCGCCCAGGCGATCGACCTGCACAAGACCTACGGCAGGGGTGATGCCGAGGTCCGCGCGCTCGACGGTGTCAGCCTCGACCTCCACGCCGGGCAGTTCACGGCCATCATGGGTCCCTCCGGCTCGGGCAAGTCGACGCTGATGCACTGCCTGGCCGCGCTCGACAAGCCCAGCACCGGCGAGGTCGTCGTGGGTGGTCGCCGGTTGAGCAGGCTGCGCGATCGCCGGCTGACCGCGCTGCGCCGCGACAGCATCGGCTTCGTCTTCCAGGCGTTCAACCTGGTTCCGACCCTGACCGCGCAGGAGAACATCCTGCTGCCGCTCTCGCTGGCCCGCAAGAAGCCGGATCCGGCGTGGTTCGACCAGGTCATCGACACCGTCGACCTGCGGCCACGCCTCCACCACAAACCGAGCGAGCTCTCCGGCGGCCAGCAGCAGCGG
The sequence above is drawn from the Nocardioides albertanoniae genome and encodes:
- a CDS encoding GPGG-motif small membrane protein; protein product: MALVLWLIAAVLVISGIVSLVRGQMLWGIVLIVVGLLVGPGGVSIFG
- a CDS encoding M3 family metallopeptidase yields the protein MIDALLEPSDLPHRLPRFADIEIDDYGPAIEQGMAEQLEALAAITSSPEEPTFENTLVALERSGERLDRVLRVFFSLLSADSSEALDELDATYAPRLAAHHDALLLDDALFARVSAVYENRAELEGEDRYLVERYHHDLVLAGAALGADDKARLRELNQELSTLEAAFSQASQADSNDLAVVVDTVEELAGLTPGEISAAAAAAAGRGLEGKFLITLTLFTAHPYLSVLENRDLRKRLFEAQIARGSRGNDNDTRAIALDALRLRAEKARLLGFDSYAGLVTAGNTAGTPKAVRDMLERLAAPAARNARAEQAALEASAAPEIGHGPIQAWDWPFYAEKVRVSAYDVDLAVLRPWFEADRVLHDGVFFAAGKLYGLSFEERPDLQGYHPEVRVFEVSRDGTPIGLFLLDLYTRDSKKGGAWMNSYVTANTLLGEPSAIVTNNLNVPRPAPGEPTLLTFDQVTTLFHEFGHALHGLLARATYPRFAATAVFRDFVEYPSQVNEMWMLWPEVLANYAVHHETGEPIPADVLGKLEASAAFGEGFATSEYLGAALIDLAWHELGPDEVPTAPDAVGDFEAAALSAVGLDNPAVRARYYTAYFKHIFGGYASAYYSYIWSEVLDADTVAWFKENGGLTRENGEEYVTHVIGIGGTRDPLESYAEWRGRPAPIEPLLERRGLV
- a CDS encoding MFS transporter, producing MKAILWLGAIAVAFAAADTYVVVLALPDMMAGVGLSIEELQRAAPLISGFLLGYVAVLPLIGRLADLFGHLPVLVGGLIVFAFGSFLTALSWDLAAMVVGRFFQGLGGGALVPATLALVAALYPVERRGVPLGLVSAVQELGSVLGPLIGATVLALADWRAIFLLNLVVGVVLAVAIRQLGRSERAGRPDREGRAGRGLPDLVALALLLLAGAAFMLLAIEPTALVQDLTWGALYVPAAGSTRWLTPLGLITIVATVGFVATWGLRPGVRSVLRRIAAEVDLLGALLLSIALAGVILAFATADPEVAVFSEQGVWYLVAAGLALLGLVVHLRRAPDPIVPRGAFTRSPAWGSVLVSFFVGAALVAALIDVPLFARTTIYGESQLKAALVLLEFLVALPVGAIAGGFLLRRLPAGVIAGGGMLLAAVAFGFMARWDADALRSMSATVVLVAGGLGFGLALAPINAAILATTEQSMHGLTTSFTVVARMVGMLVGISALTTIGLRSYYSAQADLPSLSDVCTGGGMCAEYQDLLVGAAIAQEHTVFAGAAVCAGIAALLSVVLLRGAQTRALTPSETVTAL
- a CDS encoding beta-class carbonic anhydrase — translated: MPDFDDLLAANQTYAQTFDDGGFDGVAHAGVAIVTCMDSRIEPLAMLGLGLGDAKIFRNPGGRVTVAAMEALVLGVHLLNVDRILVVPHTRCAVASNSEAELRAKLTESAGQDASWLHLHVVDDQVRALAEDVAKVRSHPLVPDHVKVGGFIYDVDTGLLNQKI
- a CDS encoding LppX_LprAFG lipoprotein, which translates into the protein MLTTLGRHLPRLAFALVALLAALLVMTSCGDEDPTKGRTPKQVLAAAQKTLDETSGINFSIASDNLPEGVTTLKKASGTLTRKPAFEGTLTVPVMGTEAQVDVVSVDNVVYAKLPFTTSFQKLDPADYGVPDPAGLIAPDSGISSLLASTQGLELGKSVRGGADNKEILSTYTGTLPDTAVKKVLPGAAGEFDVTYVVNDSDELTEATIKGHFSGEGEAAYSYTIDVSEYDVEKAIAKP
- a CDS encoding ABC transporter ATP-binding protein — protein: MTVTDQAQPEIAAQAIDLHKTYGRGDAEVRALDGVSLDLHAGQFTAIMGPSGSGKSTLMHCLAALDKPSTGEVVVGGRRLSRLRDRRLTALRRDSIGFVFQAFNLVPTLTAQENILLPLSLARKKPDPAWFDQVIDTVDLRPRLHHKPSELSGGQQQRVACARALVSKPDIVFADEPTGNLDSTSAAQVLDFLRHSVDDLGQTIVMVSHDPVAASYCDRVIFLADGRVVDELARPSREQILAHMADLQSRAMGLAPIGEGA
- a CDS encoding helix-turn-helix transcriptional regulator, whose product is MRGVTTMLADFPDRLVVISLPAVRSKAPGVDVIVYDAIGLHLGDGADLEHLVHETDAKILVLNRETRPDLRAHAHALGATSWVSMDVHAGDLVRSIELTALGEPVGEPEPEVGPVAGLTTRELEVLALITQGLSNKEIAAKLLLSVNTLKSHIRQAYRKIGVSSRSQAVSWAITHGLAPSDQESSESGASVGAQMVTAGTSAERSG
- a CDS encoding plasmid stabilization protein codes for the protein MPQEKWSKKRERQYEHIKEGALDRGESEDTAEEIAARTVNKERARSGEADEKSRTSTDDISSGRRGGLRSHEGPGGRTKAQLYEEAKTKNVTGRSSMTKAELERAVGRS
- a CDS encoding sigma-70 family RNA polymerase sigma factor, encoding MLNASVARSIAHRYAGRGIAQADLEQVAYVALVRAAKGFHPDRADDFLTYAVPTIRGEVKRWFRDHGWTVRPPRPVQELQSTLLRIGSERGSLPVSELAEVAHVPEQRVREALDARGCFTPTSLDAPLPAADDRSTGTVATLGDTLPGTDGGLAGCETRLALEQAIRTLRPRDQQVVRMRYLEDRGQAEIGEAIGVTQTQVSRILDRIIDQLRGQLGDLDHAA